The window CAAAAGTTTCCAAGAGAAAATAAGCAGACTTTGCTTGGTTTTTATGCCTAATTTCATAATTTTCAGTTCTAAATGACACAAAAATTTTTCTAAGGGGATGGGTATGATTAAATTAGAAGGATCGACTTTCAGACTTTTGCTGTTTATCTTACCTCTGTTATACGGTTGCAGTACACCAGTGACAAAGCTTCCAGTACAAAGCAAATATGTTGCGCCTGTATCACCTAAACCGGAAATTCTTATCCCAAATGCCATTCAAAGCGAGTTGGAAAGATTTAAACCCAGGCACTGGAAATACATTGTAATCCATCACAGTGCGTCTGATGCGGGGAATGCCTCTTCAATCGGGAAATATCACCGGGAGGTCAATGGGTGGGAGAATGGCTTAGGCTACCATTTCTTAATTGGAAATGGAAATGGCGCAGGTGATGGTCAAATAGAAGTTGGCAATAGATGGAACAGCCAGATAGATGGTGCACATGCTGGAAATGGAGAGTACAATAAATATGGCATCGGTATCTGCCTGGTGGGGAACTTTGAGGATAGATATCCTACAGATCCACAAATTACATCCCTTGTTTACCTGGTAAATTATCTCCAGAAATGTTGTAATATATCAAAAGAAAATATTGTCATGCATTGTAACGTACGGCAAACCGTATGCCCTGGTAACCATTTTCCGTATTATAAGGTTCTGGCCAATCTGAGGTAATTTTTTGAAGGCTATGTCTTCAACAAGTTGCAATAATGCTACCCATACGAGATAAAAATCCATCAAACACCTTTCCATTCGTAACGATTGTAATTATTGTTGTAAATGTATTTATGTTTCTTGTGGAAATCTCTTTGGAAACAGAACTGGATGGTTTTCTCATGAATTATGGTGTTGTTCCGCGTAAGATTATGCATCATATTCAGGTAGGTGATTCAACCAATTTTACCTCTGTTTTCCCCTTTTTTTCATCAATGTTTCTGCACGGTGGGGTGTTTCATCTTGTTGGTAATATGTGGTATTTGTGGATTTTTGGTGACAATATTGAAGATGAATTGGGGCATTTTAAATACCTCTGCTTTTATGTCTTTTGCGGGATGACTGCATCTCTTGTTCATGTCTTTTTTAATAGTAATTCAGGTACTCCATGCATTGGTGCCAGCGGTGCAATAGCTGGTGTCCTGGGTGCCTATACAATTAGATTTCCTTATGCAAGGGTTGTAACAATTATTCCTATCGTGTTTATATGGCCAATCATAGAATTGCCCGCTATGGTTGTTCTGGGATTCTGGTTTGTTATACAATTTTTTAATGGAGCGGCATCGATTACTGCCTCAGTTTCTGGCGGTGGTGTTGCCTGGTGGGCTCACATTGGAGGTTTTATTTCGGGAATATCCACATTTTATGTCCTGCGAAAAGTTTTTGGTGAGAACCAGAGATAATTGAGAGCCTGCTGAGATAAGAGAACCAGATATTTACCGTTAAAATCTGTAAAATGATGAGCCAGGGCAGAACGTTTCATGTCAACCAGCAATGTTGAGCGGTATTTTTGCCGAACACGTCATGGGATCTGAGAGGCGTTTATTCTCATACTGTTTCTTCTTGCTTCGTTATAGTCATAATACCCATACCTTCTCTCCACAGTAACATGAAACCTATCAGGGTGACCGGGATAATGGATGTTGCCCATAAGAGTATTGCATAACTCTGTGCTGAAGACATGCCAATGTCGAACAGAGAGAGAGTTTTTTGTGTGGCAATGTGAAAAACTCCTATATAACCCGGAGCCTGTGGCAGTGCTACAGCCAGTGACAGGCATACCATAACGAAACAGGCCCCCACAAAAGATAGATTAAGATTAAAGGAATAAGCTAAAATATATATTCCTGCAGCATTGAGTATCCATATAACGAAGGAAAGTATCCCTGCAGAAAATAGATCTTTTTTGTTGTCAAATATCTGTAATCCTGAGACAAAAGAGTCAATTAGCCCAATTAGGCTATCTTTCAGACGGTGAGGCAGGAAGAAGATCAACGTTTTAGCAACTGCAGATGCGTGTCGGGGATATGTTGATAAGAGAAAAAGAAAGAGAACGGAAACACCTCCGAAGCAAGTGAAGAGCTTCGACCATTTCTTTAATTGCTTGATTGTGGAGATATTAATTTCGTCCTTGTCTGTTGTCTTCAGGGCGTCTGGATCATTATCTTTCGTTTCTTCGTCTATTATTTCTTGGTGTGCAGCGGAATTTGCATAGTCAGCAATCCCTGTTTGATCTTTCTGTGTGATATTTGCTGGAAGAAGGAATAACGTTACGGTGGCTAACACTATTAAACTCAGAATATCGAATACTCTTTCTATTATTACAGTAGCAGCAGCAGTAGATAATCTGACATTCTCTCTCTTTGCTATCATGACTGGCCTTATTATTTCACCAACCCTTGCTGGCAATACATTGTTTGCCATGAAACCAATGATCGTTACAGAAAACAGATTAAGGATAGAGACTTTTTTTACTGGTGCCAATAACCATGCCCATCTGATGGCCCTTATATAATAGCTGACGAAAATAATGAAGATTGTTGGGAGAACATAGATATATTTTGCTTCTGAAAAGGCCCTGTGTAAACTTGCCCATTCAACCTTTCTGATAAAAAGCCACGAGCAAACCGCGCTTACAAGAATTCCGAACAGAAAGACTATCTTTTTTTTATCCAGTTTCAAAACAGTTTTACCTCTTTATGTGGACATTTCAGGCCCCATAAAGTTATGTGATTACACAGCAAAGGCAAAAGCGCATCAGATTGAAGATCTAAGAGGTCGTAAGGGCTCTGGTTTTGAATACAACAGCATCTCCTTCAGTGTCTGCTGTTATTTCATCACCGTCGGTAAATTTTCCCTGAAGAATCTGTAATGATAGAGGATTTTCAATCAGCCTTTGTATTGTTCTCTTTAATGGTCTTGCGCCATAGGTAATATCATATCCTTCTTGAACCAGTTTCATCTTTGCTGATTCTGTTACCGACAAGGTTAAATTATGCTCCAGGAGTCTCTTCTTCAGTTCTTTCAGTTGTATTTCCACTACCTTGGCCAAGTGTTCCCTTGTTAAGCTGTTAAATATCATTATTTCGTCAATCCGATTTAAGAATTCTGGTCTAAATAGCTCCTTTAACGCCACAGTAACTCTCTTTTTCAGCTCTTCATCCTGCTCATTTCCGGCATATTCCTGAATTATTTGACTCGCTATATTTGATGTCATTACAATGATAGTATTCTTAAAATCTACTGTCCTTCCATGCCCGTCCGTTAATCTCCCATCATCAAAAACCTGTAACAAAATGTTGAATACGTCCCGGTGTGCTTTTTCAATTTCGTCAAACAGGATTACCGAATATGGTCTCCGTCTAATGGCCTCGGTCAATCTTCCGCCCTCCTCGTATCCTACATAACCCGGAGGAGCGCCGATAAGCCTTGCCACGGAATGTTGCTCCATAAATTCTGACATGTCGATCCTGACCATTGCATTTTCGTCATCAAAAAGAAAAGAAGCCAGTGCCTTGCACAATTCTGTTTTTCCCACACCGGTAGGACCGAGAAATAAGAAAGTTCCAATAGGGCGTCGGGGATCTTGAAGACCTGCACGGGCTCTTCTCACCGAATTAGAAACGGCCACTATTGGCTCATCCTGTCCTATCACTCTCTCCCTCAGGCGATTTTCCATTTTAACAAGTTTTTCTTTTTCCCCTTCAAGCATTCTAGATACAGGTATACCCGTCCACTTGGAGACAACATCTGCAATATCGTCTGAGTCCACCTCTTCTTTGAGCAAACAGCGATCTTTCTGTATACCTAGCAACTCATCGTGTTTTTGTTTCAGTTTTTGCTCATAATTTCTCAACACGCTGTAGCGAATTTCAGCGACCTTTTCAAGTTCACCATTTCTTTCAGCTTTTTGCTCATCAATACGCGCCTGGTCGATGTTTGTATTCAAGGTCTGTATTTCCTTGATAATCTTCTTCTCATTTTCCCACTGTACCCTTAATGCCCGGCACTCTTCGTGAAGCTCTGACAGGTGACGTTCCTGCTTTTCCATCCTTTTTTTAGACTCTGCATCCTTCTCCTTTTTCAAGGCCTCTCTTTCTATTTCCAACTGGGTAATCTTTCGTTCAATCTCATCAAGTTCTGTTGGCATACTGTCAATTTCCATTCTGAGCCTTGATGCTGCTTCGTCTATCAGGTCAATGGCTTTATCAGGAAGGAATCTGTCGGCGATATATCTCTCTGAAAGTGTTGCTGCGGCGACTAACGCAGAGTCCTTAATTCTGACACCGTGATGAATATCATAGCGCTCCTTTAATCCTCGAAGGATTGCTATGGTGTCTTCCACCGATGGTTCGCCCACAAACACAGGCTGAAATCTCCTTTCCAGAGCTGCATCCTTCTCGATGTACTTTCTGTACTCATCCAATGTGGTGGCTCCAATGCATCGAAGTTCGCCACGTGCCAGGGCGGGTTTCAGGAGATTTGATGCGTCTACCGCACCTTCTGCAGCACCTGCTCCGACAACGGTATGGAGCTCGTCAATAAAGAGGATCATCTGCCCTTCAGCAGCATCGATATCCTTTAATACTGCCTTTAACCTGTCCTCAAACTCTCCCCTGAATTTTGCACCTGCTATTAAAGCTCCCATATCTAAAGAGCGCAGTCCTTTATTTTTTAGTCCTTCAGGTACATCACCATTGACGATACGCAGTGCCAGACCCTCTGCAATGGCAGTCTTTCCCACTCCCGGCTCTCCAATTAAAACGGGATTGTTTTTTGTCCTGCGGGATAATACCTGAATAACACGCCTTATCTCCTCATCCCTGCCAATAACAGGATCTAATTTTCCTTTTCTTGCCAGATCGACAAGATCTTTGCTGTAGCGTTCCAGTGCCTGATACTTTTCCTCTGGATTCTGGTCCGTAATCCTCTGGCTCCCCCTTATTTCCTTAAGAGCTGTAAAAATATCATTTTTGGTAATTCCGGATTCATTTAATATCCTCCCTGCAGCACTCTGTTTTCTGTCTGCCAAGGCAATAAAAAGGTGTTCCACGCTGACATACTCATCTTTCAATCTATTTGCTTCAATGAGTGCATTATTAAAAATTTCATTTAACTCGTTACCGATAAATTGGCCCTGGGATCCACTTACTTGTGGTAGCGAATTGATTGCCTTCTCTGTTTTTGTGAATATTTCTTCTTCATTTGCACCCAACTTTTTTATGATAGGGATTACCACCCCTTGTCGTTGCTTGAGCAGGGAAAATAATAGATGTAATGGATCCAGCTGCTGGTGGTTCTTGGAGGCAGCGAACTGCTGGGCTTCCTGTATTGCATCCTGTGATTTTATCGTAAATTTATCATATCTCATGCTTGTATTTCTTCCTTAAAAAAAACAAGCCGGGATGTGCCCGGCTTGTTTTTTTCTGTCTGTAATTACAAAAACGGAATTTTTCCGAACGTTTCAATCCTTGACTTCATAATCCGCGTCAATAACATCTGAGTCTTTTTTGTCTTTCTTCGGTTCATCACCTGCAGTCTGGCCGGCGGTTTGTGCGCCTTCTCCTTGTGGACCGGCTTGCTGTTCCTTAGCGGTCTTCTCATACAATGCTTGCGACAGTTTATGAGAAGCCGTTTGCAACTCCTCGATAGCCTTTTTGATGCCGGCCGCATCATTGCCGTCTTTGAGTTTTTTCAGTTTTTCAATAGCATCATTGATAGCACTCTTATCGGATTCGCTGATACTGTCACCATGCTCTTTCAACGTTTTTTCCGTTGCATAAACCACCTGGTCTGCCTCATTCCGTGCATTGATTAACTCCTTTTTCCCTTTATCTTCTTCTGCATGCTGTTCAGCATCACTCTGCATCTTTTTGATCTCTGCTTCAGATAATCCGGAAGATGATTGTATTTTGATTGATTGTTCCTTACCGGTCCCGAGATCTTTGGCTGATACATGAAGTATTCCATTAGCGTCGATATCAAATGAAACTTCTATTTGCGGTATACCACGCGGAGCTGCTGGGATACCTGCCAATTGAAAACGACCCAATGTCCGATTATCAGATGCCATGGAACGTTCTCCCTGAAGCACATGAATATCCACGGCAGTTTGATTGTCAGCTGCAGTTGAAAAGGTCTCTTTTTTGTTTGTCGGGATAGTTGTGTTACGTGGTATTAAGACGGTACTAACACTACCTAATGTTTCGATACCCAGTGACAACGG is drawn from Candidatus Scalindua sp. and contains these coding sequences:
- a CDS encoding rhomboid family intramembrane serine protease — protein: MLPIRDKNPSNTFPFVTIVIIVVNVFMFLVEISLETELDGFLMNYGVVPRKIMHHIQVGDSTNFTSVFPFFSSMFLHGGVFHLVGNMWYLWIFGDNIEDELGHFKYLCFYVFCGMTASLVHVFFNSNSGTPCIGASGAIAGVLGAYTIRFPYARVVTIIPIVFIWPIIELPAMVVLGFWFVIQFFNGAASITASVSGGGVAWWAHIGGFISGISTFYVLRKVFGENQR
- the clpB gene encoding ATP-dependent chaperone ClpB; amino-acid sequence: MRYDKFTIKSQDAIQEAQQFAASKNHQQLDPLHLLFSLLKQRQGVVIPIIKKLGANEEEIFTKTEKAINSLPQVSGSQGQFIGNELNEIFNNALIEANRLKDEYVSVEHLFIALADRKQSAAGRILNESGITKNDIFTALKEIRGSQRITDQNPEEKYQALERYSKDLVDLARKGKLDPVIGRDEEIRRVIQVLSRRTKNNPVLIGEPGVGKTAIAEGLALRIVNGDVPEGLKNKGLRSLDMGALIAGAKFRGEFEDRLKAVLKDIDAAEGQMILFIDELHTVVGAGAAEGAVDASNLLKPALARGELRCIGATTLDEYRKYIEKDAALERRFQPVFVGEPSVEDTIAILRGLKERYDIHHGVRIKDSALVAAATLSERYIADRFLPDKAIDLIDEAASRLRMEIDSMPTELDEIERKITQLEIEREALKKEKDAESKKRMEKQERHLSELHEECRALRVQWENEKKIIKEIQTLNTNIDQARIDEQKAERNGELEKVAEIRYSVLRNYEQKLKQKHDELLGIQKDRCLLKEEVDSDDIADVVSKWTGIPVSRMLEGEKEKLVKMENRLRERVIGQDEPIVAVSNSVRRARAGLQDPRRPIGTFLFLGPTGVGKTELCKALASFLFDDENAMVRIDMSEFMEQHSVARLIGAPPGYVGYEEGGRLTEAIRRRPYSVILFDEIEKAHRDVFNILLQVFDDGRLTDGHGRTVDFKNTIIVMTSNIASQIIQEYAGNEQDEELKKRVTVALKELFRPEFLNRIDEIMIFNSLTREHLAKVVEIQLKELKKRLLEHNLTLSVTESAKMKLVQEGYDITYGARPLKRTIQRLIENPLSLQILQGKFTDGDEITADTEGDAVVFKTRALTTS
- a CDS encoding peptidoglycan recognition protein family protein, translated to MIKLEGSTFRLLLFILPLLYGCSTPVTKLPVQSKYVAPVSPKPEILIPNAIQSELERFKPRHWKYIVIHHSASDAGNASSIGKYHREVNGWENGLGYHFLIGNGNGAGDGQIEVGNRWNSQIDGAHAGNGEYNKYGIGICLVGNFEDRYPTDPQITSLVYLVNYLQKCCNISKENIVMHCNVRQTVCPGNHFPYYKVLANLR
- a CDS encoding flippase-like domain-containing protein — encoded protein: MKLDKKKIVFLFGILVSAVCSWLFIRKVEWASLHRAFSEAKYIYVLPTIFIIFVSYYIRAIRWAWLLAPVKKVSILNLFSVTIIGFMANNVLPARVGEIIRPVMIAKRENVRLSTAAATVIIERVFDILSLIVLATVTLFLLPANITQKDQTGIADYANSAAHQEIIDEETKDNDPDALKTTDKDEINISTIKQLKKWSKLFTCFGGVSVLFLFLLSTYPRHASAVAKTLIFFLPHRLKDSLIGLIDSFVSGLQIFDNKKDLFSAGILSFVIWILNAAGIYILAYSFNLNLSFVGACFVMVCLSLAVALPQAPGYIGVFHIATQKTLSLFDIGMSSAQSYAILLWATSIIPVTLIGFMLLWREGMGIMTITKQEETV